The Schaalia dentiphila ATCC 17982 sequence TCGCACCAGGCGTAGCGTCCCCACACTCCGTGGCCTTGGGATTCCTCAAAAGCCTCCCACACGCACGTCTGTTCGATAGGCAGGGAGCGGTCCTGGAAGCCAGAGACCGCGGCGATCTTGTCTTCCTGAGAAATGGGCACGAGTGCGGTTGTCGTCATGGTGTCCTCGTTAGTCGGAACTATCGGTCGCGTAGGGGGTCAGTCTATCAGGGCCTCCTCCCCCACCGACGAGGCCGGGGCGGGCCGGGGCGGTGGGAGTCAATACGACGTCTCCGTCGGCTCCGGGTAGTATCGGGCGAACTTACGTCGGTGGTTTTGCTTTTGGAGCCAGACGATGAGGTTACGTCGCAGATCCTTCTCCGTCGGATTGAGGAGCAGATCGAATCGCCGGCCCTCACGGATGATGCGCTTGACGCGCGCGCGCAGATCCTCATCGGTGATGTAGTGCAGCAGAAGGGAGTCCGGGACGAGGGTGTAGAGAATCTCGTCAGTTGCCCGGGTCTGCTCGCAGGCCTTGCCGTCGATAAGGTCCTCGACCATCGGGATCATCGGGTTCGCGCCGGCGGCGGCCATGTACCAGTTGTTGCGGCCGATGCGCGGGTTCACCTCAAAGAAGAGCGCTCGCCCGTCCCGGGGGTCGATCTTCACGTCGAAGTTTGCGAAACCGCGGTAGCCGTTCTCGGTCAGCAGGGCACAGGCGTCGCGCCACAACGCCGGAAAGTCCTCAGTGATCATGGCGACGGGGTTGCCGATCATCGTGGGCGCGTGGTCTTCGAGGAGGACGCGCGCCGACCCGATCAGGGTCACCTCTCCGCGCGAGTCCACGTACGCCGTGATCGAGCGCATCGCGGTGTTATCGCCGGGAATCAACTCCTGCACCAGGAAGGTATCGCGGAAGCCCGCGGCCTTCAGGGTCTCCCACAGCTGAGTGAGCTCCTCGGCCGTGTCGATGAACCAGATCTTGCGCTTGCCCTCGAACTCGAGCACGTCGTAGGGCTCGCCCTTCGCAGACTTAGCAACAACCGGGAAGCTGAAGGGAATCTCAGGAGCAGCCCAGGCCTCGTCCTCCATGCCAGAGAAATCGACCTCGACAGTACCCGGCGTAGCAATGCCTGCCCGCTCGCACTCACGAGCAAACTCCGCCTTGTCGGTGAGTCGTTCCATGACTTCCTCGGTGGGGAACGGCAGCGCGTAGTGGCGCGAGAGCGTCTCCATGTTCCGAGCAACGAACGCCGAGAAGATGTCGTGGTTGGCCATCAGGATCAGCTTCTTATCCGGATGCTCGCCCGCAATGGTCATGAGGATGTCCAGGAGCTGTGCGTCACTCGCATGGGCACTCACGTGGCGGACATCAAAAAAGTGCGAACGGGTGATCGACTCGGTCGGCTGCGATCCCACGCAGATGCACCGACAACCGAACGCTTCATTGAAACAACGCCCAATTCCGTATACGCCGAAGTCTCCTCCGATAATGACGGGCAGGATGTCT is a genomic window containing:
- a CDS encoding carboxylate--amine ligase, yielding MTIDYLTETRPLMPREDILPVIIGGDFGVYGIGRCFNEAFGCRCICVGSQPTESITRSHFFDVRHVSAHASDAQLLDILMTIAGEHPDKKLILMANHDIFSAFVARNMETLSRHYALPFPTEEVMERLTDKAEFARECERAGIATPGTVEVDFSGMEDEAWAAPEIPFSFPVVAKSAKGEPYDVLEFEGKRKIWFIDTAEELTQLWETLKAAGFRDTFLVQELIPGDNTAMRSITAYVDSRGEVTLIGSARVLLEDHAPTMIGNPVAMITEDFPALWRDACALLTENGYRGFANFDVKIDPRDGRALFFEVNPRIGRNNWYMAAAGANPMIPMVEDLIDGKACEQTRATDEILYTLVPDSLLLHYITDEDLRARVKRIIREGRRFDLLLNPTEKDLRRNLIVWLQKQNHRRKFARYYPEPTETSY